The sequence below is a genomic window from Candidatus Schekmanbacteria bacterium.
TTTTTAACTTAAAACCTTTAAGATTTAAAACAGGACAAAGACAAAGAATGAATGTTCTAATTTGTGCAATATTTCTTTTATCCCGGTTGGAATTTTATAATATCATAGATTTTTTTAAAATGGAAGAGGTCTAATTCTTCGGCTCGAACAGAAAGGTTGAAATTATGTGACAAAGAAAGTTGTTTTTCTAAAGCTTCTAATTTTTTATTGTCAAGCATCATCTTAATATTATTGCGTATTGTCTTTCTTCTGTGAGAAAAACAATTTTTTATGAACTTCAGGAATTCTACTTCGTTGTCAATTTTTACCTTAGGTTGTTTCAGCCTAATCAGATGTATCAATGTGGATTCAACCTTTGCAGGTGGGAAAAAACTTTTTCCAGAAATGTTGTAAATTTTCGAAGTTTTGAAGAAGATTGCAAAAGCAACTGACACATATCCATAATCACTATTGCCTCTTTCAGCAGAAATTCTGTCAGCCATTTCTTTTTGTATTAGAAAGACAATATCTTCAATTAGTCTTCTTTTCTCAAGCATCATAAAGAGAATTTGTGAAGAAATATTATAGGGAATATTTCCAACGACTCTTATCCTTCTGGAGGAAAAATAATCATTCCTTAATTTGTCTATGTCAATTTTTAGAATATCTCCTTTTAAAATTTTGCAGTTTTTATATTTTTTCAGTCTTTCCTCAGCAATTTCGTAAAGCTCTTTATCTTTTTCAATAGCAGCTATTTTTGCACCTGATTGGGCTAATAACTCTGTAAGCAGTCCTTCGCCGCATCCTATTTCCAAGATATTGTCATCTTTTTTAGGGTTTATAGATGAAACTATTTTTTTTAATATGCGGGGATTTTTTAGAAAATGTTGTCCAAGAGATTTTTTTGGCTTAATTTTTTTTCTGTCTATTTTTGAATATTGGACCATTGAAATACTTTTTTCAGAAATAAAAGCTAAACTTCATCAACTAATTCATTAAATGCTTTATATATATCTTCAGCAGATATTTCTTTCAAACAGCGCATATCATTACATTTTCTTTTATAGCAATTACTGCAGGGAAATTCTTTATAAACGACTTTGTGTTTCCCCCAATAAGGACCATTTCTTCGTGGACTGCTTGGACCATATATGCCGATTGTTGGTGTCCCTAAAATGGATGCTAAATGAAGAGGACCTGTGTCAGGACCTATGAGAATATCGATATAGGAAAGTACTACAGCGAGCTCTTTTATTGATGTATTTCTTATGCATTGGATGGGATTTTTCAGATTTTGTAGAATTTTAGATGTAAGCTCTCTTTCGTCCTTTCCCTCAATTAGAAGAATTTCAAAGCGATTGCTATTACAGATTTTCCTTATTAGTTCTGCATATTTGAAAGTTTCCAACAATTTTGTTTGCCATCCTCCACCCGGATATA
It includes:
- the rsmA gene encoding ribosomal RNA small subunit methyltransferase A, whose protein sequence is MVQYSKIDRKKIKPKKSLGQHFLKNPRILKKIVSSINPKKDDNILEIGCGEGLLTELLAQSGAKIAAIEKDKELYEIAEERLKKYKNCKILKGDILKIDIDKLRNDYFSSRRIRVVGNIPYNISSQILFMMLEKRRLIEDIVFLIQKEMADRISAERGNSDYGYVSVAFAIFFKTSKIYNISGKSFFPPAKVESTLIHLIRLKQPKVKIDNEVEFLKFIKNCFSHRRKTIRNNIKMMLDNKKLEALEKQLSLSHNFNLSVRAEELDLFHFKKIYDIIKFQPG